In one Flammeovirga yaeyamensis genomic region, the following are encoded:
- a CDS encoding RagB/SusD family nutrient uptake outer membrane protein, whose protein sequence is MISTIKNSFITFLSLTVLFSCSKDFLELKPTDAIEENEVFTNYNNARAALIGAYDQLSSPNFGGLYNPIMSDIMGEDLMINSVDNWNWFTQVYQMNVLPTYTYVDAPWWSGYKLAYDVNKIVENAQSIPGASQEEMNELEGQARALRAYVHLKLVQMYSQAYKRNPNALSIMEADRILGIDEEDLGRSTVQNTYEFIASDLLKSLELLTDLDQDEFDQGFFSKRGAYALLARTYLDIGEWEMARDYAQMAHKDLDLMSINDMYAGFMFRNSETIYAIAYTQEDNNIYLSLPSFYWPVAGYSSMRANDKFVEKFSNDDARAGFFLMEPEIDENRHLILKFGHNAVVGNAERIVIRASEMHLIEAECEAELGNYSKAQDALYLIQSRSYPGVRKSTNTGQELIDEILLERRKELFGEGFRWNDIKRRQLPFVREGNHWVKFNFTSNDPDYYRMTFPIPQSEIDANSNISEADQNEGY, encoded by the coding sequence ATGATATCAACTATAAAAAATAGCTTCATCACCTTTTTATCACTTACGGTTTTATTTTCTTGCTCTAAAGATTTCTTAGAATTGAAACCAACTGATGCCATCGAGGAAAATGAGGTTTTTACCAACTATAATAATGCTAGAGCAGCGTTGATCGGTGCTTATGATCAATTAAGTTCTCCAAATTTCGGAGGACTTTACAATCCCATTATGTCAGATATTATGGGAGAGGATTTGATGATCAATTCTGTCGATAACTGGAACTGGTTCACTCAGGTATATCAAATGAATGTGCTCCCTACATATACATATGTAGATGCACCTTGGTGGTCGGGTTATAAATTGGCTTACGATGTAAATAAAATCGTAGAAAATGCACAATCTATTCCAGGTGCCTCACAAGAAGAGATGAACGAATTGGAAGGACAGGCCCGCGCATTGAGAGCCTATGTTCACTTAAAATTGGTGCAAATGTATTCTCAGGCTTACAAACGAAATCCTAATGCTTTATCGATCATGGAAGCGGATAGAATTTTAGGGATTGACGAAGAAGACTTAGGAAGATCTACGGTTCAAAATACATATGAATTTATTGCTTCTGATTTATTAAAATCGTTGGAGTTATTGACGGATTTGGATCAGGATGAGTTCGACCAAGGATTCTTTTCTAAGCGAGGTGCCTATGCATTATTGGCGAGAACCTATTTAGATATTGGTGAATGGGAGATGGCTAGAGATTATGCACAAATGGCACATAAAGACCTAGATTTAATGTCGATTAACGATATGTATGCTGGGTTTATGTTTAGAAACTCAGAGACTATTTATGCTATTGCTTACACTCAAGAAGATAACAACATTTACCTAAGTTTACCCTCTTTCTATTGGCCTGTAGCAGGTTATAGTTCGATGAGAGCAAACGATAAGTTTGTAGAAAAGTTCTCTAACGATGATGCGAGAGCAGGTTTCTTTTTGATGGAGCCAGAAATTGATGAAAACAGACATTTGATCTTAAAGTTCGGTCACAATGCTGTAGTGGGTAATGCTGAAAGAATTGTCATTCGTGCCTCAGAAATGCATTTGATAGAAGCCGAGTGTGAAGCAGAATTAGGGAACTACTCAAAAGCACAAGATGCTTTGTATTTAATTCAATCTCGATCGTATCCTGGCGTTAGAAAAAGCACAAATACAGGTCAGGAACTCATTGATGAAATCCTATTGGAGAGAAGAAAAGAGTTATTCGGAGAAGGCTTTAGATGGAACGATATCAAAAGACGTCAGTTGCCATTTGTAAGGGAGGGTAACCATTGGGTGAAATTCAATTTTACATCAAATGATCCGGATTATTATAGAATGACTTTCCCAATTCCTCAATCAGAAATTGATGCCAACAGTAATATCTCGGAGGCAGATCAGAATGAGGGTTACTAA
- a CDS encoding SusC/RagA family TonB-linked outer membrane protein, producing MKNLFVFFLLQLITISALFGQNRIVKGKVVDEEGAELPIVNIQIQGTDIITVTDMEGNYKINVPSDSSTLVYTFIGMADVYEKVNNRSVINVKLKQDMQHLEEVMVVAYGTSTKEAFTGSAEVVDDEVLKNRAVTSFDKALQGTTPGLMVSSSSGQPGATSTVRIRGIGSLTASSSPLYVLDGVPMTGSISDINPNDIASITVLKDAAAASLYGSRAANGVIIITTNQGKTGETKISLNSQFGVSSRVSDGYQLMNSSQIYEHSWMGLYNQGLLDNMTVEEARQFAHNSVEGIVGFNPFSSESPLDQNGKVIEGTHLHTNTNWRDELYKNGLINNHNLNITGGNDLTKVFFSLGYYDDTGTILSSNFTRYTSKVNVSHKINDFLTAGVNSMLSYSKTNAPPSGSGGANPVRSVEIINAASPVYNSDGTYNWDNNAVFDFNPIGLAEKDKYLYETKRGLLNAYLNVDFTKNFAFKTTLGVDNSINKGLNYYNPEHGNGAGVNGRSSMSQTDNMAWNISNLFIYNYYRKDFSFEILAGQEAAGQSISTLSSGVTDFSVDGYYDLVWGSKPSQPGSFTSEWTLVSYLGQAKVDINDKYYFSGSIRTDGSSRFGKNNKYGMFYSLGGGWRINNEAFMQDITWINHLKLRASYGTSGNNSIGNYQSLGLYGSGANYGGYAGLTPVSRANEDLQWEKITSFNAGFESRLFNKMSLSAEYYIRHSDGLLFNQPLSASKGFGSILTNLGAMDNKGVEVAVSYDIVTGPKFYSTIGFNLSTNENTIKTLTTDRIISGTKVIEEGGSMYQFYLREWAGVNPENGRPMWYVNHSGEQGEVMPSSAFNDPHGSGKMVTSEYNDAERVRLGTALPSLFGGLNYTLGYKNLELSMFVSFNYGNKVYNHDYAVNMHDGVHTGYNLAADALDAWTPDNIYTNVPRYVANNTDRGNEMSSRFLEDGSYVRLKNITLAYRLPKRLCEKAKLSGVRAFVSGENLLTFTNYKGFDPEMSINGVTGSNIPGVKVISTGFNLDF from the coding sequence ATGAAGAATCTATTCGTATTCTTTCTGCTTCAGCTTATCACAATTTCTGCCTTGTTTGGTCAGAATAGAATTGTGAAAGGTAAAGTTGTCGACGAAGAAGGAGCTGAACTTCCTATCGTAAACATTCAAATTCAAGGTACAGATATCATTACTGTGACCGACATGGAAGGGAATTACAAAATAAATGTGCCTTCCGATTCATCTACTTTGGTGTATACTTTTATTGGTATGGCCGATGTCTATGAAAAAGTAAATAACCGTTCTGTGATTAATGTGAAGTTAAAACAGGACATGCAGCACCTAGAAGAAGTAATGGTGGTTGCTTATGGTACTTCGACCAAAGAAGCTTTTACGGGTTCAGCTGAAGTCGTAGATGATGAAGTGCTAAAAAACAGAGCTGTAACCTCTTTCGATAAAGCATTACAGGGAACAACTCCTGGTTTAATGGTATCGAGTAGTTCAGGTCAGCCGGGTGCAACTTCTACGGTGAGAATTCGTGGAATCGGTTCATTAACGGCGAGTAGTTCTCCACTTTATGTTTTAGATGGTGTACCTATGACGGGTTCCATCTCTGATATTAACCCAAATGATATTGCAAGCATCACTGTATTAAAAGATGCAGCAGCAGCCTCTTTGTATGGTTCTCGAGCTGCAAACGGTGTAATTATTATCACGACCAATCAAGGGAAAACGGGTGAAACCAAAATCTCATTAAACTCTCAGTTTGGGGTGTCTAGTCGTGTTTCTGATGGTTATCAATTGATGAACTCGTCTCAGATCTATGAGCATAGCTGGATGGGGTTATACAATCAAGGTTTATTGGATAATATGACTGTTGAAGAAGCACGTCAATTTGCACATAACAGTGTAGAAGGTATTGTAGGTTTCAATCCTTTCAGTTCGGAAAGTCCTTTAGATCAAAATGGAAAAGTGATAGAAGGAACACATCTTCATACCAACACCAATTGGAGAGATGAGCTTTATAAAAATGGTTTGATTAATAACCATAATTTAAATATTACTGGAGGAAATGATTTAACTAAAGTATTCTTTTCTTTAGGTTATTATGATGATACCGGAACAATTCTTAGTTCAAACTTTACCCGATACACAAGTAAGGTAAATGTTTCTCATAAGATCAATGACTTCCTAACGGCTGGAGTAAACTCTATGTTGTCTTACTCAAAAACAAACGCACCTCCAAGTGGTTCGGGTGGAGCCAATCCAGTGAGATCTGTAGAAATTATCAATGCTGCCTCTCCGGTATATAATTCCGATGGTACATATAATTGGGACAATAATGCTGTATTTGACTTCAACCCAATCGGGTTAGCCGAGAAAGACAAATATTTGTATGAGACCAAAAGAGGACTTTTGAATGCCTATCTAAATGTTGATTTCACTAAGAATTTTGCATTTAAAACGACTCTTGGAGTAGATAATTCCATCAACAAAGGCTTAAACTACTACAACCCGGAACATGGTAATGGTGCTGGTGTAAATGGTAGAAGTAGCATGTCTCAGACCGATAATATGGCTTGGAATATCTCTAACCTATTTATTTATAATTATTACAGAAAGGATTTCTCTTTTGAAATCTTAGCTGGTCAAGAAGCAGCAGGACAAAGTATCTCTACGCTGTCGAGTGGAGTAACCGATTTTTCTGTGGATGGCTATTACGATTTGGTTTGGGGATCGAAACCCTCTCAGCCTGGAAGTTTCACTTCGGAATGGACGTTGGTGTCTTATCTAGGACAAGCTAAAGTTGATATTAATGATAAGTATTACTTCAGTGGTAGTATTCGTACAGATGGTAGTTCAAGGTTCGGTAAAAATAATAAATACGGAATGTTCTATTCGTTAGGTGGTGGATGGAGAATCAATAATGAGGCCTTCATGCAAGATATTACTTGGATAAACCACTTGAAGTTAAGAGCAAGTTATGGTACTTCAGGCAATAACTCTATTGGTAATTATCAATCACTTGGTTTGTATGGAAGTGGAGCCAATTATGGAGGTTATGCAGGTCTGACACCAGTATCTAGAGCCAATGAGGACTTACAGTGGGAAAAAATCACAAGCTTCAATGCAGGATTTGAATCGAGATTATTCAACAAAATGTCGTTGTCTGCAGAATACTACATTCGTCACTCAGATGGCTTATTGTTCAATCAGCCATTATCAGCATCAAAAGGTTTTGGTTCTATTCTAACCAACCTTGGTGCAATGGACAACAAAGGTGTGGAAGTCGCTGTATCATATGATATTGTTACAGGTCCTAAATTCTACAGTACTATTGGTTTTAACTTATCTACGAACGAGAATACCATCAAGACTTTAACTACGGATAGAATTATCAGTGGAACTAAAGTTATTGAAGAGGGAGGAAGCATGTACCAATTCTATTTGAGAGAGTGGGCAGGGGTGAACCCAGAAAATGGACGTCCGATGTGGTATGTAAATCATTCTGGAGAGCAAGGAGAAGTGATGCCAAGTTCAGCATTTAACGATCCACACGGTTCTGGTAAAATGGTAACAAGTGAGTATAACGATGCTGAAAGAGTTCGTTTAGGTACAGCATTACCATCACTATTTGGTGGACTGAATTATACATTAGGCTACAAAAATTTAGAGCTAAGTATGTTTGTTTCTTTCAATTACGGAAACAAAGTCTACAACCACGATTACGCTGTAAACATGCACGACGGCGTGCATACCGGATATAATTTAGCCGCTGATGCCTTGGATGCTTGGACTCCAGATAACATTTATACCAACGTGCCTAGATATGTTGCCAATAACACGGATAGAGGAAACGAAATGTCATCTAGATTCTTAGAAGATGGATCTTATGTGCGTTTAAAGAATATCACTTTAGCTTACAGATTACCAAAACGTCTTTGTGAAAAAGCAAAATTAAGTGGAGTAAGAGCATTCGTATCGGGAGAAAACTTATTGACATTCACCAACTATAAAGGATTCGATCCAGAGATGAGTATTAATGGTGTTACTGGAAGTAATATCCCAGGTGTAAAAGTCATCTCTACAGGTTTCAATTTAGATTTTTAA
- a CDS encoding coiled-coil domain-containing protein, whose product MFRNKLILLSLALSCCVVSCQIDDQDIQSQLDDLNGKVDELNQNLDSLDQELAALQEAHQQALLVKLQEMDDAMADLIAENEKLSEQYGEIADSLDSIKEEVEGGNNSIYYGDLLTAENYASYKAQGASIVTGNVLVTSAEQVEALSTLRVIGGNLQISEVMDAQLLALETIGGDVVLSEVKGGVTFDNLFTIAGRLYDRDNGEHTSLVANKLAFVAEGVEIVNNILLETVSFESISYAQSLVIDSYWAEDPDYNNYGALTTVKINGLDVEGNLTIRFGGTGAVNIGNVGGKLSLEKTKFTDITVEGTTLGELEVIWNSELVNLSLDELTTVNGKLNIGNNAPAGGIGIGGGSSVASTGFSVFPSFEKLTTVLGDINVEGNSNITAIESFNNMINYSGENISFINNGTLSVMDVFNELLVAENRISQYQVTKTRIFISEKVSWFNGFSKLTEGGEISLTVNNPSEESGGIGISSVIKLEGFSAITEATNVSLYIGEVTELNAFNVLETLTPKYPNYTYFTLDMPKESTVSFCSLSMILNKIKNGDFDNPYNASVKASIRDLNEWGYYGEVDDRDAAIDELLSVCE is encoded by the coding sequence ATGTTTCGTAACAAACTTATACTATTATCACTTGCACTTTCTTGCTGTGTAGTGAGTTGTCAGATCGACGACCAAGATATCCAAAGTCAGTTAGATGACTTAAATGGAAAAGTAGACGAGCTAAACCAAAATTTGGATAGCTTAGATCAGGAATTGGCTGCTTTACAAGAGGCACATCAACAAGCTTTATTAGTGAAGCTTCAAGAAATGGACGATGCTATGGCTGACCTAATTGCAGAGAACGAAAAGTTATCTGAACAATATGGTGAAATTGCTGATAGTTTAGATTCAATCAAAGAAGAAGTTGAAGGAGGGAATAATTCTATTTATTATGGAGACTTATTAACTGCTGAAAATTATGCTTCTTATAAAGCACAAGGAGCATCTATTGTAACAGGTAATGTTCTTGTAACTTCTGCTGAGCAAGTAGAAGCGTTATCGACACTTCGAGTGATTGGAGGAAACTTACAGATTTCTGAAGTGATGGATGCTCAATTGTTAGCACTAGAAACTATTGGTGGAGACGTGGTGCTTTCTGAAGTAAAAGGAGGAGTAACTTTCGATAACCTTTTCACAATTGCTGGGCGTTTATACGATAGAGATAATGGAGAACACACTTCATTGGTTGCTAATAAGCTAGCGTTTGTAGCAGAAGGCGTTGAAATCGTAAATAACATTTTATTAGAAACGGTGTCATTCGAGTCGATTTCATATGCTCAATCATTAGTGATTGATAGTTACTGGGCAGAAGATCCTGATTACAATAACTATGGTGCATTAACTACAGTAAAAATCAATGGTCTTGATGTTGAAGGTAACCTAACGATTCGTTTCGGAGGCACTGGAGCCGTTAATATTGGAAATGTGGGCGGTAAATTGAGTTTGGAAAAAACTAAGTTTACTGACATTACTGTTGAGGGAACTACATTGGGTGAACTTGAAGTGATTTGGAATTCCGAGTTAGTCAATCTTTCTTTAGATGAATTGACTACAGTGAACGGTAAATTGAATATTGGAAACAATGCTCCAGCAGGTGGAATTGGTATTGGCGGAGGTTCCTCAGTAGCTTCAACAGGGTTCTCAGTATTCCCATCTTTCGAGAAATTAACTACGGTTTTAGGAGATATTAATGTAGAAGGAAACTCAAATATTACTGCAATTGAGTCATTTAACAATATGATCAATTACTCTGGTGAGAACATTAGCTTTATTAATAACGGAACATTAAGCGTTATGGATGTATTTAATGAATTGCTAGTTGCTGAAAACAGAATTTCTCAATATCAAGTAACAAAAACAAGAATATTTATTTCAGAAAAAGTGAGCTGGTTTAATGGTTTCTCTAAACTTACTGAAGGTGGTGAAATCTCGTTAACAGTAAATAATCCATCAGAAGAAAGTGGTGGAATTGGTATTTCTAGTGTGATTAAACTAGAAGGTTTTTCTGCCATTACTGAAGCAACTAATGTATCATTATATATTGGAGAAGTGACTGAACTAAATGCATTTAATGTATTAGAAACATTAACTCCTAAATACCCTAACTATACCTACTTCACTTTAGATATGCCTAAGGAATCAACAGTTTCTTTCTGTTCTTTATCTATGATATTGAACAAAATTAAGAATGGAGATTTTGATAATCCTTATAACGCAAGTGTAAAGGCATCTATTAGAGATCTAAATGAGTGGGGTTACTATGGAGAAGTAGATGATCGTGATGCTGCCATCGATGAACTTCTATCTGTATGTGAATAA
- a CDS encoding helix-turn-helix transcriptional regulator, protein MYIYFVPPKSPSNITLGSLILVWTTTVFIYVFKSDEFFINHPHLYSLIDPVVLLFFPLMYLYIKFFFIPTSKISYKISFHFLPILIYLIVFSPFLILSSDQKLDHLINGLPEWFLSYSLVFDLIIIIQGIIYSLKSFKILYQFNDYSSITKELQLSVRFMKFFMFSNILLWAVGTAGVVLQILEVKVTVNFFHFFYFGLTFLMMTIGFCAFKWPRLFLQLETENINKEAPSKELLFDETPIISSINDHSSTDSQVLLGIIETKKPYLKNDLKMQDLVEISDFSYKKISQMLNNDLNTSFYELMNDFRLKEVMRLIDEGKHIQYTLPHIGEQAGFNSKTTFNRTFKQKIGQTPSEYIKTLEKVTSIDK, encoded by the coding sequence ATGTATATTTATTTTGTCCCACCAAAAAGTCCTTCTAATATTACATTAGGAAGTCTTATTTTAGTTTGGACAACAACAGTTTTTATTTACGTTTTTAAGTCGGATGAATTCTTTATTAATCATCCTCACTTGTATTCGTTAATAGATCCAGTGGTCTTACTTTTCTTTCCTTTGATGTATCTTTATATCAAGTTCTTTTTTATACCGACATCAAAAATTAGCTACAAGATAAGTTTCCACTTTTTACCGATTTTGATCTATTTGATTGTATTCTCTCCCTTTTTAATATTATCATCAGATCAAAAATTAGATCATCTTATCAATGGTTTGCCCGAGTGGTTTTTGTCCTATAGTTTAGTATTTGATTTAATCATTATTATTCAAGGAATTATCTATTCACTTAAATCTTTCAAAATACTTTATCAGTTTAATGACTATTCATCTATTACCAAAGAATTACAATTATCTGTTCGCTTCATGAAGTTTTTCATGTTCAGCAATATCTTATTATGGGCAGTGGGTACAGCGGGTGTGGTCTTACAGATATTAGAAGTAAAAGTAACGGTCAACTTTTTCCACTTCTTTTATTTTGGATTAACCTTTTTAATGATGACCATTGGTTTTTGTGCTTTCAAATGGCCTAGATTATTCTTGCAGCTTGAGACAGAAAATATAAATAAAGAAGCACCTTCTAAGGAACTTCTATTTGATGAAACACCCATAATATCTTCAATTAATGATCACTCAAGTACTGATAGTCAAGTGCTTTTGGGTATTATTGAAACGAAAAAGCCTTATTTAAAAAACGACCTCAAAATGCAGGATTTGGTCGAAATCTCAGACTTTTCTTATAAAAAGATTTCCCAAATGCTGAATAACGATCTAAATACATCCTTCTATGAATTGATGAATGATTTTAGATTAAAAGAGGTCATGCGATTAATTGATGAGGGAAAACATATTCAATATACCTTACCTCATATTGGCGAACAAGCTGGGTTTAACTCTAAAACCACCTTTAATAGAACTTTCAAACAAAAAATTGGACAGACCCCTTCGGAATATATCAAAACGCTAGAAAAAGTTACATCTATAGATAAATAG
- a CDS encoding sensor histidine kinase has protein sequence MSSLAMIIIFMVDLYIPLGVAVGVMYVCCIALLLREKKDVTLKLSLLATFLTSIIPVLTFDERTTWMAFVNRGISILSIWILYIIAVQHKKLNDEKASYIKKLEQNNKEQEQFIYITSHDLQEPLNTISSFTSILKDKYSSVLDETGKKCVNYIHLSSQRMSTLIKDLLEYGRIGRRLILEEVDCNLLVKEVLEDLHQKIEANNASILINDLPMVNVIKNEFGLLFQNLISNAIKFGPIDDHPIIEINAVRKQNSWVFSVKDNGIGIDQQHHNKIFIIFQRLHSSHEYKGTGIGLAHCKKIVDLHHGKIWVESTLGKGTTFYFEIPISQS, from the coding sequence ATGAGTTCGCTTGCCATGATTATCATTTTCATGGTTGACCTTTACATCCCATTAGGCGTTGCTGTGGGTGTAATGTATGTGTGTTGTATTGCCTTATTACTGAGAGAGAAAAAAGACGTCACCCTTAAATTATCATTATTAGCCACATTTCTCACTAGTATTATTCCGGTTTTAACTTTTGATGAAAGAACCACTTGGATGGCTTTTGTGAATAGAGGAATCTCCATTTTATCGATTTGGATCCTTTATATTATTGCTGTTCAACACAAAAAACTAAATGATGAAAAAGCATCATACATCAAAAAATTAGAGCAAAACAATAAAGAACAAGAGCAATTTATATACATCACAAGCCACGATCTACAAGAACCATTAAACACTATATCTAGCTTTACTAGTATTTTAAAAGATAAATACTCCTCTGTTTTAGACGAGACAGGTAAAAAATGTGTGAATTATATTCATCTTTCTAGTCAACGAATGAGCACACTTATCAAAGATTTATTAGAATACGGACGTATTGGTCGACGATTAATACTTGAAGAAGTAGACTGTAATTTATTAGTAAAAGAAGTATTGGAAGATCTACATCAAAAGATTGAAGCTAATAATGCTTCTATACTTATTAACGATTTACCTATGGTGAATGTCATCAAAAATGAATTTGGTTTATTATTCCAAAACCTTATTTCCAATGCTATTAAATTTGGTCCAATAGACGATCATCCAATTATAGAAATCAATGCAGTAAGAAAGCAAAACAGTTGGGTTTTCAGTGTTAAAGACAATGGTATTGGTATTGATCAACAACATCATAATAAAATATTCATCATCTTTCAACGATTACATAGTTCCCATGAATATAAAGGAACAGGTATAGGTTTGGCTCATTGTAAAAAAATAGTTGATCTTCACCATGGGAAAATTTGGGTAGAATCAACTCTTGGTAAAGGGACAACTTTTTATTTTGAAATACCTATTAGTCAATCCTAA
- a CDS encoding glucose-6-phosphate isomerase family protein: MEKLFDQGINIFANYESFNFEYGEGCFGPEVEVRTLDAIRKSLLEPNCDGPEKVYSIAMDVGKKQHQQQLNEQHLLFGLVTYAKGRLGQEPIRSQGHIHKTSAYANDWSTPEVYEIWSGKAIIYMQEYAKDHPGRCYAVIGESGDVIIVPPFWAHATISANPENPLTFGAWCDRDYGFDYDDVRAHKGLAYYPLLNQDNEMEWQKNPMYEKSELVVKKPRIYQEFDIQPNKPIYKQYEEDNDKFKFVPRPDLFKEKWLDFIP; this comes from the coding sequence ATGGAAAAACTCTTCGATCAAGGCATTAATATTTTTGCCAACTATGAATCCTTCAATTTTGAATATGGAGAAGGTTGCTTCGGGCCAGAGGTAGAAGTACGTACGTTAGATGCTATAAGAAAAAGCCTCTTAGAACCCAATTGCGATGGACCAGAAAAAGTATATTCTATTGCAATGGATGTGGGGAAAAAACAACATCAGCAACAACTAAACGAGCAACATTTATTGTTTGGTTTAGTGACTTACGCTAAAGGTCGTTTGGGGCAAGAACCAATTCGTAGTCAAGGACATATTCATAAAACATCGGCTTATGCGAACGATTGGTCCACACCAGAAGTGTATGAGATTTGGAGCGGAAAAGCCATTATTTACATGCAAGAATATGCCAAAGACCATCCGGGTAGATGTTATGCCGTTATAGGCGAGTCTGGAGATGTGATTATCGTTCCTCCATTTTGGGCACATGCAACAATATCTGCAAACCCCGAAAATCCTTTAACATTTGGTGCATGGTGCGATAGGGACTATGGTTTTGATTATGATGATGTTAGAGCCCACAAAGGATTGGCTTATTATCCTTTACTGAATCAGGATAACGAGATGGAATGGCAAAAGAATCCGATGTACGAAAAATCTGAATTGGTAGTAAAGAAACCTCGTATCTATCAAGAATTTGATATTCAACCGAATAAACCCATCTATAAGCAATACGAAGAGGATAACGATAAATTCAAGTTTGTTCCTCGACCCGATTTGTTTAAAGAAAAGTGGTTAGATTTTATACCTTAG
- a CDS encoding class I mannose-6-phosphate isomerase encodes MTAFNNQPRVKVKGNYSCAKGWENISSQILEVANSKKNQKVIIVETYQGVHIEELIDELQKGLNAERLIYTKQLMKSEENISSMVYPDVTDDRIFGYLTRINIEDYFDAAKVEEAKKAVAKESNSVLIIGPGAAQLYTGDETLVYADIARWEIQQRMRRHEVDNLGVSNRDTEDWMLLYKQGFFVDWRVCDRFKKKLFDKIDLVLDTNLKGSPKMISGEAALKGYAQTVNQPFSVVPFFDPGPWGGQWMKEKCNLDPSAQNYAWCFNCVPEENSLLLEVDGELVELPSINVVFKHPVELMGDAVHARFGDEFPIRFDFLDTMDGGNLSLQVHPLTEYIQEKFGLHYTQDESYYMMDAKKDAIVYLGFKEGVNPEECIKDLNRAQQGLEEFDADKHVEVWPVKKHDHVLIPAGTIHCSGKDSMVLEISATPYIFTFKLWDWGRVGLDGKPRPINLKHGENVMKWDRTTEWTKNNLVNAVQEVAQGDGWREERTGLHEREFIETRRHWFTKEVHHKTPFGVEVFCLVEGDQVVVESPIEVFEPFVVNYAEVAVIPANISEYTIRPCGPSEGKECATLKAYVRS; translated from the coding sequence ATGACAGCGTTTAATAATCAGCCAAGAGTAAAGGTAAAAGGGAATTACTCTTGTGCGAAAGGTTGGGAAAACATCTCTTCTCAAATCTTAGAAGTAGCCAACAGCAAGAAAAATCAGAAGGTAATTATTGTCGAAACCTATCAGGGAGTTCATATCGAAGAACTGATCGATGAATTACAAAAAGGTTTGAATGCTGAACGTCTCATTTACACAAAGCAATTGATGAAATCGGAAGAGAACATTTCATCAATGGTTTATCCTGATGTAACTGACGATAGAATTTTTGGTTACCTCACTCGAATAAATATCGAAGATTACTTTGATGCAGCCAAAGTGGAAGAAGCGAAAAAGGCAGTGGCGAAAGAATCTAATTCGGTGTTGATTATTGGACCTGGAGCAGCGCAATTATATACCGGTGATGAAACATTGGTGTATGCGGATATAGCACGTTGGGAAATCCAACAAAGAATGAGACGTCATGAAGTGGACAACCTTGGGGTTAGTAATCGTGATACTGAAGATTGGATGCTGCTTTACAAGCAAGGCTTCTTTGTGGATTGGAGAGTATGCGACCGTTTTAAGAAAAAGCTGTTTGATAAAATCGACTTGGTATTGGATACCAACTTAAAAGGCAGTCCTAAAATGATTTCTGGAGAGGCTGCTTTAAAAGGGTATGCACAAACCGTCAATCAACCGTTCTCTGTAGTACCATTTTTTGATCCAGGTCCATGGGGTGGTCAGTGGATGAAAGAAAAGTGTAATCTAGATCCATCGGCACAAAACTACGCTTGGTGTTTTAACTGTGTACCAGAGGAAAATAGTTTATTACTTGAAGTGGATGGGGAGTTGGTAGAATTACCTTCCATTAATGTAGTATTCAAACACCCAGTAGAATTAATGGGCGATGCTGTTCACGCAAGATTTGGTGATGAGTTCCCAATACGTTTTGACTTCTTGGATACAATGGATGGAGGAAACTTGTCCTTACAAGTGCATCCTTTAACAGAGTACATTCAGGAGAAATTTGGCTTGCATTATACCCAAGACGAAAGCTACTACATGATGGATGCCAAGAAGGATGCTATTGTGTATTTAGGTTTTAAAGAAGGCGTAAATCCAGAAGAATGTATTAAGGATTTGAACCGAGCACAACAAGGTTTGGAAGAGTTTGATGCCGATAAACATGTGGAGGTGTGGCCTGTGAAAAAACACGATCATGTTTTGATACCTGCAGGAACAATTCACTGTTCGGGTAAAGATTCTATGGTGCTAGAAATTAGTGCGACTCCATATATTTTCACTTTTAAGCTTTGGGATTGGGGACGTGTTGGTTTAGATGGTAAGCCAAGACCGATCAATTTAAAGCATGGTGAGAACGTGATGAAATGGGATAGAACAACTGAATGGACCAAAAACAACTTGGTTAATGCAGTGCAAGAGGTAGCGCAAGGAGACGGTTGGAGAGAAGAAAGAACAGGCCTCCATGAAAGAGAATTTATAGAAACACGTCGTCATTGGTTTACAAAAGAAGTACATCATAAAACACCTTTTGGTGTGGAAGTTTTCTGTTTGGTAGAAGGGGATCAAGTAGTGGTAGAATCACCTATAGAGGTGTTTGAACCTTTTGTGGTCAACTATGCTGAAGTAGCTGTAATACCGGCAAACATTTCAGAATATACTATCCGTCCATGTGGACCAAGCGAAGGCAAAGAGTGTGCGACACTTAAAGCATATGTGAGATCTTAA